In candidate division KSB1 bacterium, the following proteins share a genomic window:
- a CDS encoding PA14 domain-containing protein: MFEFDLVFGIILLLVFAPVVTAGVLWNARQEQNIMNGAVLELPTGKLRVQYYNDQIVRVTFAPTDQLLNKKSLVVLRSPQPLDLQIREAPETISIWGKKLRLTVSLQSGSIQFSDANGQLILREKAEEPHRLVQAEVMGEQIYHATQRFELHPEEAIYGLGQHQTGDMNYRGKKVILVQTNTAAVNPFLISTKGYGILWDNYSKTIVHDDENGLSFWSEVADQIDYYFIAGQIMDEVISGYRWLTGEAPLFGKWAYGYWQSKERYVDAKELVATVAEFRRQGIPLDNIVQDWRYWGENEYWSSMKFDETIFPEPEKMIERLHNEFHVHLMTSIWPSLGEKTEIYQELKQKGFIYPPKHWIAGYVYDAYSEEAREIYWRYIKEGLIARGVDALWMDATEPELGDQHSYDVSEQYLKRFGRTALGSFARYLNPYSLMTTEGVYQGFRRDFPNKRVFILTRSAFAGQQRNAAATWSGDISATWEVFRKQISAGINFCMSGIPYWTHDIGAFFTSSRGGLYPAGCKDPAYQELYVRWFQFGAFTPIFRSHGTGTPREPWQFGKPRYWAYDALLKFLHLRYRLLPYIYSIAWRVTSEGYTMMRGLAMDFASDTFARGIDNQYLFGPSFLVAPVTEAMYYEPAIPSPIPNQCLFAHREGPNGLQAEYFAGADFDHRVNTRIDSVVNFNWSGSRPENCPIENYSIRWTGEILPTETGNYEIGVLTDDGARLWLDDQLIIDAWQKQAMTYYSKQVQLTQNRRYKIKLEYFQAGGDAVIKLVWRTPVQQQQLDQLKVKSLKVYLPKCAGWYDFWTGELIRSGGYVERAAPVDIMPLYVKSGSIIPMGPLKQYATEKPEDPIELRIYPGADARFVLYEDENENYNYEQGVYSIIPFEWDEAKETLTIGARQGEFPGMLKQREIRIVWVQAGHGVGVEVTAKPDVVVQYTGQKRSIKKPH; the protein is encoded by the coding sequence ATGTTTGAATTCGATCTTGTTTTTGGGATTATTCTCTTACTCGTTTTCGCACCTGTCGTCACAGCGGGGGTTTTATGGAATGCCCGTCAAGAACAAAACATCATGAATGGCGCTGTCTTGGAGCTGCCAACTGGCAAATTGCGCGTCCAATATTACAATGATCAAATCGTAAGAGTAACCTTTGCGCCAACGGACCAATTGCTAAATAAAAAAAGTTTGGTCGTACTTCGTTCCCCTCAGCCACTCGATCTTCAGATCCGTGAAGCTCCAGAGACCATATCGATATGGGGCAAAAAACTTCGGCTCACAGTAAGTCTTCAATCTGGGTCAATTCAATTCAGTGATGCCAATGGCCAATTGATTTTGCGCGAGAAGGCAGAGGAACCGCATCGCTTGGTCCAAGCCGAAGTGATGGGGGAACAAATTTACCATGCTACCCAACGATTTGAGCTTCATCCTGAGGAAGCCATTTATGGGCTTGGTCAGCATCAAACTGGGGATATGAATTATCGCGGAAAAAAGGTGATTCTGGTCCAAACCAATACCGCAGCGGTGAATCCGTTCCTGATCTCGACTAAGGGCTACGGGATCCTGTGGGATAATTACTCCAAGACCATTGTTCACGACGATGAGAACGGGCTTTCATTCTGGTCTGAAGTGGCAGATCAGATCGATTATTATTTCATTGCGGGTCAGATCATGGACGAGGTGATTTCGGGCTATCGCTGGTTGACTGGCGAGGCCCCGTTGTTCGGGAAATGGGCCTATGGCTACTGGCAGAGCAAGGAACGCTACGTTGATGCGAAGGAATTGGTGGCAACCGTTGCAGAATTTCGGCGTCAAGGCATTCCGCTCGATAATATTGTCCAAGATTGGCGCTATTGGGGTGAGAACGAATATTGGAGCTCAATGAAATTTGACGAAACCATTTTCCCAGAGCCTGAAAAAATGATTGAACGATTGCATAATGAATTTCACGTTCATTTAATGACTTCGATCTGGCCGTCGTTGGGCGAAAAGACTGAGATCTACCAGGAGCTCAAGCAAAAGGGATTCATCTATCCGCCGAAACACTGGATTGCTGGGTATGTTTATGATGCTTATAGTGAAGAGGCTCGAGAGATCTATTGGCGCTATATCAAAGAGGGATTGATCGCCAGAGGGGTGGACGCGCTATGGATGGATGCTACGGAGCCTGAGTTAGGCGATCAGCATTCTTACGACGTATCGGAGCAATATTTGAAGCGATTTGGAAGGACAGCGCTGGGCAGTTTCGCCCGCTATTTGAACCCGTATTCGCTCATGACTACCGAGGGAGTTTACCAGGGATTTCGTCGTGATTTTCCTAACAAGCGCGTTTTCATCCTGACCCGATCAGCCTTTGCTGGACAGCAACGGAACGCGGCGGCCACTTGGTCTGGAGACATCTCGGCAACTTGGGAGGTGTTTCGCAAACAAATCTCGGCGGGTATTAACTTCTGCATGTCTGGAATCCCATATTGGACGCATGACATCGGCGCCTTTTTCACCTCAAGCCGTGGCGGACTTTATCCAGCGGGTTGCAAAGACCCAGCCTATCAGGAGCTATATGTCCGATGGTTCCAGTTCGGGGCTTTCACGCCGATCTTTCGGAGCCATGGCACGGGAACTCCCCGCGAACCATGGCAGTTCGGCAAACCCAGATATTGGGCCTATGATGCGCTGCTAAAATTCCTGCATCTCCGCTATCGGTTACTTCCTTACATTTACTCCATCGCGTGGCGGGTAACGTCAGAGGGCTATACGATGATGCGCGGCTTAGCGATGGATTTCGCCAGCGATACATTTGCTCGCGGAATCGACAATCAGTATCTTTTCGGACCGAGCTTCTTGGTTGCGCCAGTGACCGAGGCCATGTATTATGAACCTGCCATTCCTTCTCCAATCCCAAATCAATGTCTTTTTGCACATCGTGAAGGGCCAAATGGACTGCAAGCCGAGTATTTTGCAGGCGCCGATTTCGATCATCGCGTAAATACTCGTATCGACTCCGTCGTGAATTTTAATTGGAGTGGCTCCAGACCCGAAAATTGTCCAATCGAAAATTACAGCATCCGTTGGACTGGCGAAATCCTCCCGACGGAGACCGGTAATTATGAGATCGGCGTCCTCACGGATGATGGCGCTCGATTGTGGCTGGATGATCAGCTCATCATCGATGCTTGGCAAAAGCAGGCCATGACCTATTATTCGAAGCAAGTGCAATTAACACAAAATCGACGATACAAAATAAAGCTAGAATATTTTCAAGCTGGGGGAGATGCGGTGATCAAATTGGTCTGGCGAACGCCAGTTCAGCAACAACAGCTTGACCAATTGAAAGTGAAATCGCTCAAAGTCTATCTCCCAAAGTGTGCTGGCTGGTACGATTTCTGGACCGGGGAGCTCATTCGCTCTGGAGGATATGTGGAACGCGCAGCGCCCGTAGATATCATGCCGCTATATGTCAAATCTGGCTCGATTATTCCGATGGGGCCGCTCAAGCAGTACGCAACCGAAAAACCAGAGGACCCTATCGAGCTGCGCATTTATCCTGGGGCGGACGCGCGATTTGTCTTATATGAAGACGAAAACGAAAATTATAATTATGAGCAAGGTGTCTATTCGATCATTCCATTTGAATGGGATGAGGCAAAGGAGACTCTCACTATTGGAGCAAGACAAGGGGAATTTCCAGGGATGCTGAAGCAGCGTGAGATTCGAATTGTCTGGGTCCAAGCTGGTCATGGTGTTGGCGTGGAGGTTACAGCCAAGCCGGATGTCGTGGTTCAGTATACTGGGCAAAAAAGATCTATAAAAAAGCCTCATTAA
- a CDS encoding methyltransferase has translation MTQTSRELVTRCLKFDYPERMPRDLWLLPWASERYPDTVFQINQRFPSDFVTVEYFYPPSSRVIGDPYQVGSYTDEWGCVFVNYQDGIIGEVKDPIIPDISEWRRVQPPYELLPKSLEPARSQIAAFYEKTDKFVFANCCPRPWERYQFLRGSENAFIDVMMPELGGADLLRSIHEFYLKELEFWVKTDVDAIRFMDDWGAQHQLLIPPRIWRELFKPLYRDYCDLAHAHGKFAFMHSDGHILEIYADLIEIGVDAINSQLFCMDFEALVKIAKGKITFWGEIDRQHVLPSKDPDVARAAVRQVAKYLYDPSGGIIAQFEFGAGANPACALVIFDEWDKIAARSSINVQP, from the coding sequence ATGACACAAACTTCCCGTGAGTTGGTGACTCGATGTTTGAAATTTGACTACCCAGAGCGCATGCCCCGCGATTTATGGCTGCTGCCCTGGGCCTCAGAACGCTATCCCGATACTGTCTTTCAAATCAACCAGCGATTTCCTTCGGACTTTGTGACCGTTGAATATTTTTATCCTCCCTCATCCCGGGTTATAGGTGATCCGTATCAGGTGGGAAGTTACACGGATGAATGGGGTTGCGTTTTTGTTAACTATCAAGACGGTATAATCGGCGAAGTGAAAGATCCAATTATCCCAGATATATCGGAATGGCGCCGGGTTCAGCCGCCTTATGAACTGCTTCCGAAATCGCTCGAACCGGCGCGAAGCCAGATTGCTGCGTTCTACGAGAAGACCGATAAATTTGTTTTTGCCAATTGTTGCCCCCGCCCTTGGGAGCGGTATCAGTTTCTACGCGGCTCTGAAAATGCATTCATCGATGTCATGATGCCAGAGCTGGGCGGTGCAGATCTGCTCCGCTCCATTCATGAGTTCTATTTGAAAGAGCTGGAATTCTGGGTGAAAACCGATGTCGATGCCATCCGATTCATGGATGATTGGGGCGCGCAGCATCAGTTGCTCATACCGCCGCGCATCTGGCGCGAGCTGTTCAAGCCGCTCTACCGAGATTATTGCGATCTCGCCCATGCTCATGGCAAATTCGCCTTCATGCATTCCGATGGGCACATCTTAGAGATCTACGCTGATCTGATCGAGATCGGTGTCGACGCTATCAACTCACAGCTTTTTTGCATGGATTTTGAGGCGCTGGTCAAAATTGCTAAGGGAAAAATCACATTTTGGGGGGAGATCGATCGGCAGCATGTATTGCCTTCAAAAGATCCTGATGTTGCCAGAGCAGCGGTAAGGCAGGTGGCCAAATATCTCTACGATCCAAGCGGTGGCATTATTGCTCAATTCGAATTCGGAGCCGGTGCAAATCCAGCTTGCGCGTTAGTCATCTTCGATGAATGGGATAAAATCGCTGCTCGTTCGTCAATCAACGTTCAACCTTGA
- a CDS encoding PA14 domain-containing protein, with product MQRQTLLMLPILMLLAMRCSQPEQWQPVSGDIMTRWANNVNPNNPLPEYPRPQFVRSEWLSLNGLWEFAIRPQEQSAPDSFDGKILVPYPVESALSGVKKMVGEQNQLWYRRRFEVPGRWKNQKIMLHFGAVDWQTRVWVNDKEIGSHRGGYDAFSFDITSALNSQGPQEILISVWDPIDSSFQPRGKQVRQPGGIWYTSVTGIWQTVWLEPVPDIFIQWLKITPDIDSNEVHVQVFCSSTRPNYRIQLKVKDRGKTIAKAEGLPFDELISKIDHPKLWSPESPSLYDIEIALLDDQGRVIDKVLSYFGMRKIGLGKDEQGITRIFLNNQPIFMHGLLDQGWWPDGLYTAPTDDALRYDIEITKQLGFNTIRKHVKVEPERWYYWCDKLGVLVWQDMPSGDEFIDPGDLDLKRSETSALQFKAELKAMINGRYNHPCIVMWVPFNEGWGQFETDGITRWIKNFDPGRLVNSASGWTDRGCGDIIDIHRYPGPSKPANEPSRAAVLGEFGGLGLTVASHTWRGENNWGYRGYQTAQELTMAYQELTRNLLPLISQGLCAAIYTQTTDVEVEVNGMMTYDREVIKMNPELVRMINQGYISPQIVSDDEIFLDQARIEMITAKGGQTRYTLDGNEPMRNSPLYEKPIVLNTTTTIKARTFWNDGTKSLISSFRCEKVTLTEPVSVENPRPGLLGRYYQGEWDRLPDFSALTPIFSRTVNAIDLKTAQHQENFALVFDGFIMINQDGVYTFFVTSDDGSRLWIDDKQIVDNDGLHGMIEASGKIALKNGMHRFILHFFQKRGGSGLEVQFKGPGIEKQPLPSSILFH from the coding sequence ATGCAAAGACAGACCTTACTTATGCTGCCGATCTTGATGTTGCTTGCAATGCGATGTTCTCAACCTGAGCAATGGCAGCCCGTTTCGGGCGATATCATGACGCGCTGGGCAAACAACGTAAATCCGAACAATCCTTTGCCAGAATACCCGCGACCCCAATTCGTTCGATCTGAATGGCTCAGTTTAAATGGCCTTTGGGAATTCGCCATACGACCACAGGAACAATCCGCACCCGATTCGTTCGATGGCAAAATTTTAGTTCCTTACCCAGTTGAATCTGCTTTGTCTGGGGTCAAAAAAATGGTGGGTGAGCAAAACCAATTATGGTATCGTCGCCGGTTTGAGGTGCCCGGTCGCTGGAAGAATCAAAAAATAATGCTCCATTTCGGTGCAGTGGATTGGCAAACCAGGGTTTGGGTCAATGATAAAGAGATCGGTTCTCATCGCGGCGGGTATGACGCGTTCAGTTTCGATATCACCTCAGCTTTAAACTCACAGGGGCCACAGGAAATCCTCATCTCGGTCTGGGACCCGATCGACAGCAGCTTTCAGCCTCGGGGTAAGCAGGTGAGACAGCCCGGCGGAATTTGGTACACATCAGTGACTGGTATCTGGCAGACAGTATGGTTAGAGCCAGTCCCTGACATCTTCATTCAATGGCTGAAGATTACCCCAGATATCGACTCCAATGAAGTGCATGTCCAGGTGTTCTGCTCCAGCACCCGTCCCAATTATCGCATCCAACTAAAAGTGAAAGACCGCGGCAAAACGATTGCCAAAGCTGAGGGCTTACCATTCGATGAGCTAATTTCAAAAATTGACCACCCGAAGCTTTGGTCTCCTGAATCGCCATCTCTTTACGATATTGAGATAGCGCTGCTGGACGATCAGGGCCGGGTGATTGACAAAGTGTTAAGCTATTTTGGAATGCGAAAGATAGGCTTGGGCAAGGATGAGCAAGGGATCACCCGAATTTTCCTGAATAATCAACCGATTTTTATGCATGGGCTGTTAGACCAGGGCTGGTGGCCTGATGGTCTTTATACCGCTCCAACAGATGATGCACTAAGATACGATATCGAAATTACCAAGCAACTGGGCTTTAATACTATCAGAAAACATGTTAAGGTCGAGCCAGAACGCTGGTACTATTGGTGCGATAAATTAGGGGTTCTGGTATGGCAAGATATGCCCTCTGGTGATGAATTTATCGACCCCGGCGATCTGGATTTGAAACGCAGCGAGACTTCGGCGTTGCAATTTAAGGCCGAGCTCAAGGCGATGATCAATGGCCGCTACAATCATCCCTGTATCGTGATGTGGGTGCCCTTTAATGAAGGATGGGGACAATTTGAGACCGATGGCATTACTCGCTGGATCAAAAATTTTGATCCCGGCCGATTGGTGAATAGTGCCAGCGGCTGGACCGATCGGGGATGCGGCGATATTATTGATATTCATCGCTATCCTGGCCCTAGTAAACCAGCCAACGAGCCATCTCGCGCAGCTGTCCTGGGCGAATTTGGAGGTTTAGGACTAACGGTGGCCAGTCACACCTGGCGTGGTGAGAATAATTGGGGATATCGGGGCTATCAGACCGCGCAAGAATTGACCATGGCTTATCAGGAGTTGACCCGCAATCTGCTTCCCCTAATTTCACAAGGTTTGTGCGCTGCTATTTATACTCAAACCACGGATGTAGAGGTCGAGGTCAATGGCATGATGACCTATGACCGAGAAGTGATCAAGATGAACCCAGAGCTGGTTCGGATGATCAACCAGGGCTATATCTCTCCACAAATCGTTTCGGATGACGAAATCTTTCTGGATCAGGCTCGCATCGAGATGATCACTGCCAAAGGAGGACAGACTCGCTATACGCTCGATGGCAACGAGCCCATGCGCAATTCACCGCTTTACGAGAAGCCGATCGTGCTTAACACGACTACTACCATCAAGGCCCGTACTTTCTGGAATGATGGCACCAAAAGCCTCATTTCCTCGTTTCGATGTGAAAAAGTTACGCTCACCGAGCCAGTAAGCGTGGAAAATCCAAGGCCAGGTCTATTAGGTCGCTATTATCAGGGTGAATGGGATCGACTGCCCGATTTTAGTGCTTTAACACCAATCTTTTCACGGACGGTCAATGCGATCGATCTAAAAACAGCCCAGCACCAGGAGAATTTTGCGCTCGTATTTGATGGGTTCATCATGATCAATCAGGATGGGGTTTACACTTTCTTTGTGACATCGGACGACGGCTCGAGGTTATGGATCGATGACAAACAAATTGTCGATAACGACGGTTTGCATGGGATGATCGAGGCCTCAGGGAAAATCGCTCTGAAAAACGGCATGCATCGCTTCATTCTTCATTTCTTCCAGAAAAGGGGCGGTTCAGGGCTGGAGGTCCAATTCAAAGGCCCTGGGATCGAAAAACAGCCGCTGCCCAGTTCAATTTTATTTCATTGA
- a CDS encoding glycoside hydrolase family 88 protein gives MKATGAIIIILILCLSGCHHNAPMRFELPRDADLVLQFALSQYVRAVESLTDTTRMPVQARADGSWVQKPTSDWVSGFFAGILWYLYDYSKDPFWEKQARRWNAALEQEKFNTSTHDLGFMLYNSFGNGFRLTEDPNYREILIQGAESLISRFNPIVGTIKSWDAPPEDHLTIIDNMMNLEYLMWTSKVTGDPKYRNIAIRHADVTLNYFFRSDGSSWHVVNFDPHTGAVKEKKTAQGYGNESSWARGQAWGGYGFTMMYRETGEQRYLDAAQKTMDRFIERLPADRIPYWDFDAPKIPNEPKESSAAAIAASALLELSTLVKDTNQKEHYYRAAVEILNRLANEPYLAHSGQYQCLLLHSNASVPAKVDVDANFTYADYYFIEALLRLLRYH, from the coding sequence ATGAAAGCAACTGGTGCGATCATTATTATCTTGATCCTTTGTCTTTCGGGATGTCACCATAATGCTCCGATGCGTTTCGAGCTGCCACGAGATGCGGATCTGGTGCTTCAATTTGCGCTCTCTCAATATGTTCGTGCGGTCGAAAGCCTTACAGATACCACGCGAATGCCAGTGCAAGCAAGAGCCGATGGTTCCTGGGTTCAAAAACCGACCAGCGATTGGGTGAGCGGATTTTTCGCTGGTATTTTATGGTATCTTTACGATTATAGCAAAGACCCGTTCTGGGAGAAACAAGCGCGGCGCTGGAATGCAGCCCTGGAGCAAGAGAAATTCAATACCAGCACGCATGATCTTGGCTTTATGCTTTATAATAGCTTTGGTAATGGCTTTCGGCTCACCGAGGATCCAAATTATCGCGAGATTCTCATCCAGGGAGCGGAAAGCTTGATCAGTCGGTTCAATCCTATAGTGGGCACCATCAAATCCTGGGATGCCCCGCCAGAGGATCATCTGACCATAATCGACAACATGATGAATCTGGAATATTTGATGTGGACGTCGAAGGTGACGGGTGATCCCAAATACCGCAATATTGCGATTCGCCACGCAGATGTCACTTTGAATTACTTTTTTCGCTCCGATGGCAGTTCCTGGCACGTGGTGAATTTTGACCCTCACACTGGTGCAGTAAAGGAGAAAAAGACTGCTCAGGGATATGGCAATGAGTCTTCTTGGGCGCGCGGTCAGGCTTGGGGCGGCTACGGTTTTACCATGATGTATCGTGAAACCGGGGAACAGCGCTACCTCGATGCGGCTCAGAAAACGATGGATCGCTTTATCGAACGTTTGCCAGCTGATCGAATTCCATATTGGGACTTCGATGCGCCAAAGATACCGAACGAACCAAAAGAGTCCTCAGCAGCCGCCATTGCAGCTTCGGCGTTGCTGGAATTGAGCACTTTGGTGAAGGATACCAACCAAAAAGAGCACTACTATCGCGCCGCTGTGGAAATACTCAATCGTCTTGCAAATGAGCCCTATCTGGCTCATTCGGGACAATATCAGTGCCTGCTGCTTCATAGCAATGCCAGCGTTCCCGCTAAAGTCGATGTGGACGCAAACTTCACTTATGCCGATTATTATTTCATCGAAGCGCTGCTTCGATTATTGCGCTATCACTGA
- the ftsZ gene encoding cell division protein FtsZ — MSLTFDFDETVNPTATMKVVGVGGAGGNAVNRMISAGLTGVEFIAINTDLQALNTCKAPIRLQIGKNLTKGLGAGANPEIGRRAIEEDKDAIFNALKDTDMVFITAGMGGGTGTGAAPVVAEIAKDLGALTVAIVTKPFHFEGPKRMKRAEEGLAQLKERVDTLIVIPNQRLLSIVSKDTRLNKAFQIADEVLYNATKGISDLISVPGLINLDFADVKTVMSEMGDALMGSAVASGEDRAIQAAQNAIKSPLLEDVSISGALGLLVNFTGGEDMTLPEVDAAASIIQQAAGEDANIIVGAVIDDQFKDQIRVTVIATGFNRNGRSQKPAVPRRKMDFIHASIDYLDIPTYQRQAAEQDKGNGNGRNRELEFQEETTDARPENYELPTFLRRRIEM; from the coding sequence ATGAGTTTGACATTTGACTTTGATGAAACGGTGAACCCTACGGCGACGATGAAAGTGGTCGGCGTTGGTGGCGCTGGCGGCAATGCGGTCAATCGGATGATTTCGGCTGGGTTGACCGGCGTGGAATTTATTGCGATCAATACGGATCTCCAAGCATTGAATACGTGCAAGGCGCCGATCCGGCTGCAGATTGGCAAGAATTTAACCAAAGGGTTGGGTGCTGGAGCGAATCCTGAGATCGGCCGTCGGGCGATTGAGGAGGACAAGGATGCCATCTTCAATGCGCTCAAAGATACTGACATGGTATTTATCACTGCAGGTATGGGCGGTGGCACTGGCACTGGTGCTGCACCAGTGGTGGCCGAAATCGCGAAGGACCTGGGAGCGCTGACCGTGGCGATCGTTACCAAGCCGTTCCACTTTGAAGGTCCGAAACGCATGAAACGGGCAGAGGAAGGTTTGGCGCAGCTCAAAGAACGCGTTGATACTTTAATCGTGATCCCCAATCAGCGGCTGCTCTCAATCGTATCTAAGGACACCCGATTGAACAAGGCGTTCCAGATCGCCGATGAGGTGCTATACAATGCTACCAAAGGCATATCGGACCTGATCTCGGTTCCTGGGTTGATCAACCTGGATTTCGCCGACGTAAAGACGGTGATGTCGGAAATGGGCGATGCGCTGATGGGTTCAGCCGTTGCCTCGGGAGAGGACCGTGCCATTCAGGCAGCGCAAAATGCTATCAAAAGCCCACTGTTAGAAGATGTATCCATTTCTGGAGCGCTGGGGTTGTTGGTGAATTTTACTGGGGGTGAGGACATGACACTCCCGGAAGTGGATGCCGCTGCCAGCATCATCCAACAGGCTGCGGGAGAAGATGCAAATATCATTGTCGGCGCAGTGATCGATGATCAATTTAAAGATCAAATTCGGGTGACCGTGATCGCTACTGGTTTTAATCGGAACGGTCGAAGCCAAAAGCCAGCCGTGCCGCGTCGCAAGATGGATTTCATCCATGCCTCGATCGATTATTTGGACATCCCAACCTATCAACGCCAGGCTGCAGAACAGGATAAAGGCAATGGCAACGGTCGGAATCGGGAATTGGAATTTCAAGAGGAAACAACGGATGCCAGGCCGGAAAATTATGAGCTTCCAACTTTTTTGCGACGCCGAATTGAGATGTAG
- the ftsA gene encoding cell division protein FtsA, with amino-acid sequence MSSPELITGLDIGTTKIGVIIAEVEDDSQPKVIGVGTAPSEGLRKGVVVNVEKTVRSIENAVIQAEQMAGVKIDQVYVGIAGDHIRSYNGRGVVAVAGPDNEITEDDVRRVIDAAKAVVMPIDREIIHIIPQEFIVDDQRGIKDPLGMSGIRLETEVHIVTGAITSAQNICRSVERAGLNVSDLVLEPLASSYSVLSEDEKELGVVVMDMGGGTTDIAMFFEGCIRHTAVVALGGGNVTNDIALCLRTPVDQAEMIKIKYGCALHSLLEDQERTIEIPGVGGRPARKVAQELLVDIIHPRMEEIFRLAAGEIRKSEFANLMTAGVVITGGAALIKGAVELAEEVFDMPVKLGIPKGFSGLIDLAKSPIHATGVGLILYALANRYELETLLTEGGEIGLFEKIWDRMKSWFN; translated from the coding sequence ATGTCAAGTCCTGAACTTATTACTGGTCTGGACATTGGGACGACGAAGATCGGGGTGATTATAGCCGAGGTGGAGGACGATAGTCAACCCAAGGTGATTGGTGTTGGCACTGCTCCCTCAGAAGGGCTTCGGAAGGGGGTAGTAGTCAATGTGGAGAAAACCGTTCGTTCCATTGAAAACGCTGTCATCCAGGCTGAGCAAATGGCTGGCGTGAAGATCGATCAGGTTTATGTGGGCATTGCGGGAGATCATATCCGCAGCTATAATGGTCGCGGTGTGGTGGCAGTCGCAGGTCCAGATAATGAAATTACTGAAGATGATGTGCGCCGAGTGATCGATGCCGCCAAGGCGGTGGTGATGCCAATCGATCGAGAGATCATTCACATTATTCCTCAGGAATTCATTGTGGATGATCAGCGGGGCATAAAAGATCCGCTGGGCATGTCGGGCATAAGGTTGGAGACCGAAGTGCATATCGTAACTGGGGCGATTACTTCGGCCCAAAATATCTGCCGCAGTGTTGAGCGCGCTGGGCTGAACGTCAGCGACCTAGTTCTGGAGCCACTGGCCTCAAGCTATTCGGTGCTCAGCGAGGATGAAAAGGAATTGGGCGTGGTGGTGATGGACATGGGGGGTGGTACGACCGATATCGCCATGTTTTTTGAGGGCTGCATTCGACATACTGCAGTTGTAGCGCTCGGTGGCGGCAATGTGACCAATGATATCGCATTGTGCCTCAGGACTCCCGTGGATCAAGCTGAGATGATCAAAATTAAATATGGGTGCGCTTTGCATTCGCTGCTTGAGGATCAGGAACGGACCATCGAGATCCCTGGCGTTGGGGGGCGGCCAGCTCGCAAAGTCGCTCAAGAACTGCTGGTGGACATTATTCATCCCCGCATGGAAGAGATCTTTCGGTTGGCGGCTGGCGAAATTCGAAAATCTGAATTCGCCAATCTGATGACCGCTGGGGTGGTGATCACTGGAGGGGCTGCGCTCATCAAAGGCGCGGTGGAATTGGCCGAAGAGGTGTTCGATATGCCAGTGAAGCTGGGGATCCCCAAAGGATTTAGTGGATTGATCGATCTTGCGAAGAGTCCGATTCATGCAACTGGTGTGGGGCTCATCTTATATGCATTGGCGAATCGATATGAACTGGAAACCTTGCTTACTGAAGGCGGGGAAATTGGGCTGTTTGAAAAAATCTGGGATCGAATGAAAAGCTGGTTCAATTGA